In the genome of Planctomyces sp. SH-PL62, the window GATCGCCGAGACGGAGGACGAGTCCGGGTCGATTTGGGCGATCGCTTCTTCCAGGCGCCGTGATGAGGCTCAGGGGCGAGTCGCCGCCGCCCTCGACGCGTATGAGCGTATGTTCAACGAGTGTCGCTTGATGTTGACGCTGACGCTGACGACGATGACGCGAGTCGAGGCCAAGGGGAAGTCGATGCTCGTCTCCCATCGCCCGGCCCTGAAGTTTCGAGGCCGGGCGATGGTGAGGCTACGGGGTCAGTCCTTCTTGTCGACGGCCTTCTGATACTGTTCGAGGCGGTCCTTGAGGCTGGTTTCCTCTTCGAGGTCGGTTCCCTTGGCGAGTTCGATCGCTCGCTTCTGGGTTTCGAGGGCCTTGGCGGCGTCGCCGGAGTCGAAGTAGGCCTTGGCGAGAGTGTCGGCGAGGAAGGGGCTCTTGCCGTCTTCCATCGCGTCGCCCTTCTTGGCGGCTTCGAGGGCCAGGGCGATGAGCTTGGGGCCGGGCTTCTGCTTGACCTCGGGGTCGACGATCGCCCAGGCGAGGAAGTTGAGACCCTGGGAGTTCTCGCCGAGTTCGCCCGCCATCAAGGTCTTGCCCAGCGCGAGGGCCGAATCCTCGTCGCCGGTTCGGACGAGGGCGTTGAACTTCATGGCGGTGAGGTTCTTCTCGGCGGCCGGGACCTCCTTGATGATCTCGTCGATCGTCTCGACCAGCTTCTTGGGGTCGTCGGACTGCATGGCCTTCTGGAGCTTCTCCTGGAACTTGGCCATCTTGGCCTGTTCCTCCTTGGCCTTTTTGGCCTCGGCGATGGCCGTATTGAGGTCCCAGGAGCCGTTGACGATCTTCTCCAGGGGCTCGTCCATCTCGCCGGGGTGGCCGATCCAGGCGACCTTCAGGTCCTTGTTGACGATGAAGGCGGTGGGGATGCCGTTCTGGCCGGCGGCCTTCATCCAGTTCTTCGCCATCGGCGCGTCGTCGGCGTCTCCCTTCTCGGGGACGGCGTCCGTGGCGACGCGGTAGTCCATCTTGTCGCCCATCTCCTCGACGAACGGCTTGACCGCGTCCTGGTCCTGCTCCCAGACGCTGAC includes:
- a CDS encoding TlpA family protein disulfide reductase produces the protein MIKSARWTALALLTGLSALPVARAEDLGLGDPAPKLEVKEFVKGEPVKALEPGKFHVVEFWATWCGPCRATIPHLTELQKKHPEVQFIGVSVWEQDQDAVKPFVEEMGDKMDYRVATDAVPEKGDADDAPMAKNWMKAAGQNGIPTAFIVNKDLKVAWIGHPGEMDEPLEKIVNGSWDLNTAIAEAKKAKEEQAKMAKFQEKLQKAMQSDDPKKLVETIDEIIKEVPAAEKNLTAMKFNALVRTGDEDSALALGKTLMAGELGENSQGLNFLAWAIVDPEVKQKPGPKLIALALEAAKKGDAMEDGKSPFLADTLAKAYFDSGDAAKALETQKRAIELAKGTDLEEETSLKDRLEQYQKAVDKKD